In Borrelia turicatae 91E135, the genomic stretch TCCAAAGAGCTAGCATCAGTGTCAACTTCACTCTCAATTAAAAGGTATGCTACAAGAGCATATCTTTTAAAATATGTTATGCATGAACCTACAAGTTGAGGTAATGTATTTTGATTCTTTACTCCCGTTGAAGTTAATTCTTCGCTGTAAATAGGTGTATCAAATGATTCGCTATATCCACTCTTGGGACTGTAAAATGTTGTTGTAATAACATTAACTAAATCACCATCAAAATTCTTTATAGTTGGATATTGCATAAAACCAATGTCTAGATTATTGCTCTTTATAACATTCTTTATTTCTCTTATTATCTCATTAAAATCTTGATACTTATATCCATATCCATTAAGATTCTTAGCAACACCACTTAAATACATTTGTAGACTATGCAAAGACTTTAGGAAGTTTATCTTTGATTGATTTTCATTTGTTACTGAATTTTGATTATTTACTCTTATATCTGTTACTTTTCTTACTGACTGTTTACTTAGTTTCTTAACTGCTCTGCGCATTTTAGTTTTTGTATTTATAATATTTTTTGTCATATTTAATCTCCTATTTTTTGTATTTATACAAAAAATTATATAGCAAAAACTATTTTTTAACAATATAAAAATAATATTTATACTATAAATTATGATTTATACGATATTAATGAATTGATAACTTTACTATTAAATAAACAGAAATTAGAGCTTACTTAAAAAACCTTAGTTTAGAATCCTTAAGTAAGCTCTAGCTATAAAAAACCGATACAAAAAACAGGCGATTGTTAATAAACAATACCTAACAATAGGGTACAACACTTTTGAAATAATAACAAGCACATATTAACAAATATTGATCATTTTTTGATATATTGCAAATATTTCAATCATTATCAAGTTATAAAGAATTTACTTATTAGAGACATAACAATAGATATAATTATTGGCAATCCTACTGCCATAATAATAATTAACATTCTATTTCCTACACTAAGCTTTTCTAACAAAATTTTATTTGACATATCAAGCTTTTCTAACAAAATTTTATTTGACATATCAAGCTTTTCTAATAGTATTGCATTATTATTCTGTATTT encodes the following:
- a CDS encoding ERF family protein: MTKNIINTKTKMRRAVKKLSKQSVRKVTDIRVNNQNSVTNENQSKINFLKSLHSLQMYLSGVAKNLNGYGYKYQDFNEIIREIKNVIKSNNLDIGFMQYPTIKNFDGDLVNVITTTFYSPKSGYSESFDTPIYSEELTSTGVKNQNTLPQLVGSCITYFKRYALVAYLLIESEVDTDASSLEHVQEAHKEQAGSVNVPLVNSIKRDKTVNTKTVTKDTTKQPPVSHKSVTSLDKLPRRVPAKYHYYKNLLQASKRMHSVLEDTPFDSLEMIDKFLIQLKNDDDSSILKFFETKPELKTIKYWTYLINNYLKRTESDPEVIEGFSKFLTYREPKYGQSPLKLFGYIASDDIFGYLCE